Below is a genomic region from Pleuronectes platessa chromosome 2, fPlePla1.1, whole genome shotgun sequence.
gtgtgtatgtgtgtgtgtgtgtgtcgtaccAACAGCATCCACCCCCAGCCGATGCAGTAGCCTGGCCTCGGCGATGCTCTCAAAGTTGGGCCCCCCCACCATGGCGTACACGCCCTCCTGCATGAAGCCGGACACGCCCTGCTGCTTGGCGATGTCCAGTGCCAGGCAACGCAGGTCTTTGTCATAGCAGCTTGACATGGCTGGGAACCGGGGGCCGAAcctgtcaacaacaacaaaacatgatCAGCGACGGACACAGAACtgtcaacaacaataaaacatgatcaGCGACGGACACAGAGCTGTCAACAACAATAGAACATGGCAACTAatttcaaacacaaagacaatagGGAAcgatacattttaaaatgtgcaaaagatggaaaaacaaataaacaaacacaaaaccaagTGTAATTGTGTCTCACTTGTCGTCGTTGGGTCCAGAGAGCGGGTTCAGGCCGACCAATCCTGGGAAGTTAACGTGGTCTTTGATGATCATGATGTCACCAGGATGGAAACCATCAGCCAATGAGCCGGCTGCGTTCGTCACGATCAGAGTCTCCACCCCCAGCAGCTTGAAGACCCGGACGGGGAACGTTGTCTGACAGGGACAGAGCACACAGGCGTCATCACGGGACACTTCTCAAGTTTAAAGTTAGAGACACTTTTAAATTCAAAGTTTAGTTTTTCAAGTTTTACTTTAAGATCTCAACAAGTCAGTCAATCATTTGTTACTCAGTCATATTAGCAGCTGATAAAGAATCTGTTTCCTGTTCATCAGCACTGATTTACATTGTGTCCATTCAGCAGTTGTGTTGTGAGGAAGCATATGTACAGCGCcacttcgtgtgtgtgtgtgtgtgtgtgtgtgttatatagaAGGAAACAATAGCAGCATTGTGTCTCAGTCTCATGCTGATCATTAAAGTCGTGTGTTGTGCTAAGGCTGCGTGACTGAGCTTCTTTATCAGCtgactgtaagtgtgtgtgtgtgtgtgtgtgtgtgtgttttcgaatagaggtatttttttatttgtgtgtgtcattgtttcgTAATAGTTGAACGCGGGAAAACCTGGAAATGTTGTACTCGTGTgcagtttcatttttatttcccctCATTAGAAGTTGGTAAACAACATCGAAggatgatgaaaacaatcacacaACTTTGAAACACTGAACTTTGAGCTCATTAATAGTCGGATCAAACTGAGTTGTGGTTTCTTAGAGTGAAAATTGCATAAAGTGAGGATTTTGTCCGGCTCTCACTGCTTCGAAGGCCTCTCGGATATTTCCAGGTTTAGGAGTTAAGTAATGTGGTTATGTGCTTCTCACAAGGAGCCTCTagcatggttgtgtgtgtgtgtgtctgtgtgtgtgtgtaccttggcGAGGGAGTGTCCCTCATACATGTGGAAGCGaccctgcatgcacacacacgtcttcCCCTTCAGCTCCCCGAACACCAGTCGACCTGCGTGACCCTGAACTGGACACAGTCAGAGTGAAAGTGAAATCACTGCACGAGGTTTACACATAAATCAAAAGTTAAATCAAACAGTTATAGAGTTGTTATAAactggatttctttttttttaaaaataatttggaGCTAGGCTAGCAGTTTCCCTCCATTCcctgtctttgtgctaagctaggctaacacaTCCTAACACTTTCTATACAAGCTTTAATCAGTTTGATCGTTTCATGACTTCAGTAACGATGAGCAGGCAGGTACATATTAAGATCAATTTTAACCCCATGTTGACGtcatctttttaatttaaagtttttcCAATCCATCATTTATCGGCCGCTCAGATGATTTTCGGTGTTCTGGCGGGCTGCCTATGAGCAGAGCTGTGTGTGCCCAGATTTATAATTACATCATAAGAAAACGCATAATCTTATTTACAAAATTACTCTTAAGAAACAGAGTTATTAGGAGAAATTGGATAAAACCATACAGCACAAGGAAGTGTAATTAAATCAGGTcactaaacaataaaaaaccatTAATAAATCGATAGATAATCAAATAAACATCAGAAAGGGTGAAATTATCAATTCATAGTTAAAGATGTTGGAACAAACCCATTGATTATAGCTC
It encodes:
- the pnp4a gene encoding purine nucleoside phosphorylase 4a, which translates into the protein MHSKDQISHDEYQKTADWLMSQTKHRPQVAIICGSGLGMLADTLKCQDSFAYSDIPGFPQSTVQGHAGRLVFGELKGKTCVCMQGRFHMYEGHSLAKTTFPVRVFKLLGVETLIVTNAAGSLADGFHPGDIMIIKDHVNFPGLVGLNPLSGPNDDKFGPRFPAMSSCYDKDLRCLALDIAKQQGVSGFMQEGVYAMVGGPNFESIAEARLLHRLGVDAVGMSTAAEVVVATHCGLRVFGLSLITNKVVKSYEDSESVNHDGVLEVGRLRSLTVQQLVTELISRIEINNNDDSKNAV